One genomic window of Sarcophilus harrisii chromosome X, mSarHar1.11, whole genome shotgun sequence includes the following:
- the LOC100927726 gene encoding speedy protein E4A isoform X1, translating to MKYAEKQSALSIRHFTRTREMTAGPRTSGEDSREATEEHGHGHGSETTGRRERKRRRYEWTVTEVKDTGIKMKRRRVAPFNSRDLVVLYQLLKNPIIKKFLKTDVKYLTNPKTLLSLVVDYFGLLGFRDQPYSSVHFCMALYSACQLDKVDQSFKWYMLSVILGSNWPKRSSKKKWPMQIEILMVIVWKAWVKQVVSNEVNVQNSGEDLG from the exons ATGAAATATGC GGAAAAACAATCAGCTCTCTCCATCAGACACTTCACCAGGACCAGAGAGATGACTGCTGGTCCAAGGACTTCAGGTGAAG ACAGCAGAGAGGCTACTGAGGAGCACGGTCATGGTCATGGAAGCGAAACAACAGGGAGGCGGGAGCGGAAGAGGAGGAGATATGAATGGACCGTCACTGAAGTCAAGGATACTGGAATTAAGATGAAGAGAAGAAGAGTGGCTCCCTTCAACTCCAGGGACCTTGTAGTTCTCTACCAGCTGCTGA AAAATCCAATCATCAAGAAATTTTTGAAGACCGATGTGAAATACTTGACCAACCCTAAG ACTCTCTTGTCTCTGGTAGTGGACTATTTTGGCCTTCTGGGGTTTCGTGACCAGCCTTACAGCAGCGTACATTTCTGCATGGCCCT CTACTCTGCATGTCAGCTGGACAAGGTCGACCAATCCTTCAAATGGTACATGCTGTCTGTCATTCTTGGAAGCAACTGGCCCAAAAGATCCTCCAAAAAGAAATGGCCTATGCAGATTGAGATTCTTATGGTCATCGTCTGGAAAGCCTGGGTGAAACAGGTCGTCTCTAACGAGGTCAACGTTCAGAACAGCGGGGAGGACCTGGGCTAA
- the LOC100927726 gene encoding speedy protein E4A isoform X2 has product MTAGPRTSGEDSREATEEHGHGHGSETTGRRERKRRRYEWTVTEVKDTGIKMKRRRVAPFNSRDLVVLYQLLKNPIIKKFLKTDVKYLTNPKTLLSLVVDYFGLLGFRDQPYSSVHFCMALYSACQLDKVDQSFKWYMLSVILGSNWPKRSSKKKWPMQIEILMVIVWKAWVKQVVSNEVNVQNSGEDLG; this is encoded by the exons ATGACTGCTGGTCCAAGGACTTCAGGTGAAG ACAGCAGAGAGGCTACTGAGGAGCACGGTCATGGTCATGGAAGCGAAACAACAGGGAGGCGGGAGCGGAAGAGGAGGAGATATGAATGGACCGTCACTGAAGTCAAGGATACTGGAATTAAGATGAAGAGAAGAAGAGTGGCTCCCTTCAACTCCAGGGACCTTGTAGTTCTCTACCAGCTGCTGA AAAATCCAATCATCAAGAAATTTTTGAAGACCGATGTGAAATACTTGACCAACCCTAAG ACTCTCTTGTCTCTGGTAGTGGACTATTTTGGCCTTCTGGGGTTTCGTGACCAGCCTTACAGCAGCGTACATTTCTGCATGGCCCT CTACTCTGCATGTCAGCTGGACAAGGTCGACCAATCCTTCAAATGGTACATGCTGTCTGTCATTCTTGGAAGCAACTGGCCCAAAAGATCCTCCAAAAAGAAATGGCCTATGCAGATTGAGATTCTTATGGTCATCGTCTGGAAAGCCTGGGTGAAACAGGTCGTCTCTAACGAGGTCAACGTTCAGAACAGCGGGGAGGACCTGGGCTAA